In Juglans regia cultivar Chandler chromosome 13, Walnut 2.0, whole genome shotgun sequence, the following proteins share a genomic window:
- the LOC108984657 gene encoding auxin response factor 17-like has protein sequence MPPRDPSPANNLRRLDPKIWRACAGNSVQIPTVHSRVYYFPQGHVEQSSSRPTFLSPLVLSKPLIPCQISAVEFLADPITDEVFAKLLLQPVNAQLSSSFLDSSRFNQPDRNEGAGEPDKLVSFSKILTPSDANNGGGFSVPRFCADSIFPPLNYQAEPPVQNLSVTDVHGVVWDFRHIYRGTPRRHLLTTGWSKFVNHKKLVAGDSVVFMRNSRGQMFIGVRRAVRSSNADCGGRWSLQIAEATKGTPDDDNASGREGFSRSGRVRLSAEAVAEAAELAAQEMPFEVVYYPKAGWSDFVVKAEVVEEALNMFWTAGMRVKMAMETEDSSRMTWFQGTVSSASVPDSGPWRGSPWRMLQVTWDEPGVLQNAKGVSPWQVEHVSPVSPLHTTFPPAKKCRALQNSGLLTDGEGDLFFPITGFTNSTMGHMSQSMLNYNSFPAGMQGARQNLFTKSTLSNVLSENNMLVDNSYGNNMVSKLSTVSTELNIGSSQSENLSPHSQSSVHSFGTELIGTQCCSSTKVGASCFQLFGKIIHIKQPVESGFDDVNSTEDDSIKAYNENEGINNPQDLSSTYTKLLDRLDVQCNRASVFEACTL, from the exons ATGCCGCCTCGGGATCCATCTCCGGCCAACAATCTCCGGCGCCTCGACCCCAAAATCTGGCGCGCCTGCGCTGGAAACTCCGTTCAGATCCCCACCGTCCATTCTAGGGTTTACTACTTCCCCCAGGGCCATGTCGAGCAGTCCTCATCTCGTCCCACCTTCCTCTCCCCTCTCGTCCTCTCCAAGCCTCTCATTCCCTGTCAGATTTCCGCCGTCGAGTTTCTCGCTGATCCGATCACCGACGAGGTGTTCGCGAAACTCCTCCTCCAACCTGTTAACGCCCAGCTTTCCTCCTCCTTCCTCGACTCCTCTCGGTTTAATCAGCCCGATCGAAACGAAGGCGCGGGAGAACCAGATAAGCTCGTCTCCTTCTCGAAGATTCTCACACCGTCCGATGCCAATAACGGCGGCGGTTTCTCCGTCCCGAGGTTCTGTGCCGACTCGATCTTCCCGCCGCTCAACTACCAAGCCGAGCCTCCGGTCCAGAACTTGTCCGTTACCGACGTTCACGGCGTGGTCTGGGACTTTCGGCATATTTATCGTGGTACGCCGAGGCGCCACTTGCTCACTACTGGTTGGAGCAAGTTTGTGAACCACAAGAAGCTGGTTGCGGGCGATTCTGTGGTGTTCATGAGGAACTCTAGGGGCCAGATGTTTATCGGGGTCCGCCGCGCAGTGCGTTCAAGCAATGCAGATTGCGGCGGCAGATGGAGCTTGCAGATCGCAGAAGCAACGAAAGGGACGCCGGATGATGATAATGCCTCTGGAAGAGAGGGATTCTCAAGGAGCGGGAGGGTTAGGCTATCTGCGGAGGCGGTGGCGGAGGCCGCGGAGTTGGCAGCGCAGGAGATGCCCTTTGAGGTAGTGTATTATCCGAAGGCAGGGTGGTCGGACTTTGTGGTAAAGGCGGAGGTGGTGGAAGAAGCGCTGAATATGTTTTGGACCGCCGGAATGAGAGTGAAGATGGCAATGGAGACTGAGGATTCATCGAGGATGACGTGGTTTCAGGGAACTGTTTCTTCGGCTTCCGTCCCGGATAGCGGGCCTTGGCGGGGCTCTCCCTGGCGCATGCTTCAG GTCACATGGGATGAACCTGGAGTTCTGCAGAATGCCAAGGGAGTGAGTCCTTGGCAAGTTGAACATGTTTCGCCAGTATCACCACTCCATACTACATTTCCTCCCGCAAAGAAATGCAGAGCCCTGCAGAATTCTGGGCTGCTTACTGATGGAGAGGGGGACCTTTTCTTCCCCATCACAGGATTTACTAATTCAACAATGGGGCACATGAGCCAATCAATGTTGAATTATAACTCTTTTCCTGCTGGCATGCAGGGAGCCAGGCAAAATCTATTCACCAAATCTACTTTATCCAACGTCTTAAGTGAAAACAATATGTTGGTCGATAATTCCTATGGCAACAACATGGTGTCAAAGCTGAGTACTGTTTCTACCGAGCTGAATATTGGAAGTTCACAGTCTGAAAACTTATCACCACATAGCCAGAGCAGCGTGCATTCCTTTGGCACAGAATTGATTGGAACCCAGTGCTGTAGCTCAACAAAAGTTGGTGCTAGTTGCTTTCAGTTGTTTGGTAAGATCATTCATATAAAGCAACCGGTTGAAAGTGGTTTTGATGATGTTAATAGTACAGAAGATGATAGCATCAAAGCTTACAATGAAAATGAAGGCATAAACAACCCACAGGATCTTTCTTCGACTTACACAAAACTGCTTGACAGGCTTGATGTCCAATGTAATAGAGCCTCTGTTTTTGAGGCATGTACTTTGTGA